The region ACTGGCGCCCAGGGAGCCCTGCTGGTATACCACCGGGTATACTTCACGGTTATAGAAGTCGATCAGGCGCTTAACCGTCTGCAGCTGCACGCCGCTGTGCCCGTAGGCCAGCGACTGTACCTTGAGCAGCAGCATCAATTTTACAATTTCCTGCGGTACCTCCTCGCCCGTACCGCAGGCGTGCGACATCATAAGGTTTCGCTGCAGCTGCTCCAGGTCGGCAGGAGAGATCTTCTTGTCGTAGAGCGATCCGAAGCCGGTGTTGATGCCGTAGATGCTGCGGTTTGTTCCCGTGATCTTCTGCTGCAGGTACTCGTGGCAGCGGATAATGCGCTCCTCCGCCTCCTCCGACAGTGCCAGCGTATGATTCTCTTTTAGGATCTTGCCAATTAGCTCCAGCGTCAGGTGTTGGCTGGAGATGAGGTGTACCTGGGACATGTCTTTTATGTAAGATGGGTGATGATTTCCTCAACTGTCAGGTCATGTTGCTCGCCTTGGCGCATGTCGCGGAGCTTCAGTTTGCCCGTTTCCATCTCCTCGGAGCCGATCAGGATCACGTACGGAATGCTCTTCTGGTCTGCATAACTCAGCTGCTTTTTCAGCTTGGCCGCCTCGGGGTACAACTCTGCGCTGATGCCGGCATCGCGCAGTTGCTGCAGCACCGGTAGTGCATACATTTCGGATTCCTTATCAAACTGTACGATCAGGGCCGTGGTGCTTTGCTGGCTGCTCTCCGGGAACAGCTGCAACTCTTCTAGCACATCATATATACGGTCTACGCCAAACGAGAAGCCCACACCCGATACGCCCGGCAAGCCGAACATGCCCGTCAGGTTATCATAACGGCCGCCGCCGCTGATGCTGCCCATACTGACGTTGTTTACCTTCACCTCAAAAATGCAGCCGGTGTAGTAGGAGAGGCCACGGGCCAGGGTTACGTCCAGCATCAGGCGCGGTTCTCCGGATGGGTTATTGGCTGAAAGTGCCTTGCTCTGCAGCCCCTGCAGGTATTGCCATACTTGGCGCAGGTCGTTTAGGCCGCGCTCGCCTTCGGCTGTAGTGCCAAGTATACTTTGTAGTTGCTCCAGCTTCTCCTCGTTGTTGCCGGTCAGGTCGTAGAGTGGCTCCAGTTTGCCAACAGCTCCTTCGGCAATGCCACGCTCCAACAGCTCCTTGCGCACGCCCTCGCGGCCAATCTTGTCCAGCTTGTCAATGGCGACGCAAATGTCGCCCTCGCGTCCTTTCTCTCCAATGGCCTCGGCTATACCGGCCAGCACACCGCGGTGGTTCATCTTGATGGTGAAATCCGTCAGCCCCAGGTCTGTCAGCACGCCGTTGATCATCTGCACGATCTCGGCCTCGCATAGCAGTGAGTTTGTACCCACCACATCGGCATCGCACTGGTAGAACTCGCGGTAGCGCCCTTTCTGCGGACGGTCGGCCCGCCACACCGGCTGAATTTGGTAGCGTTTAAAGGGAAAGGTGATTTCGTTGCGGTTCATCACCACAAACCGTGCGAACGGCACGGTCAGGTCGTAACGGAGGGCTTTCTCAGAGATCTTGCGCGTCAGGTGCTTAGAGCCCTGCTCTATGTCCTCCTGTTTTGTCTTGGCCAGGAAATCCCCGGAATTAAGGATCTTGAAGATCAGCTGGTCGCCCTCATCGCCATACTTGCCCGTCAGCACCGACAGCTGCTCCATGGCAGGCGTCTCGAGTGGCAGGTAGCCAAACTTTTCGAAGGTGCGCTTGATGACGCCAAAAATATAGTTTCGCTTGGCCACGACAGCCGGGCCAAAATCTCGTGTTCCTTTCGGTATGGATGGTTTCTCTTTGCTCATGCTCATGCAGGTTTGCCGGCGAAGTTACTAAAAGTGGAGCAAAGGTGGGAGGGAACCTGTGTCTAAGGTTGCAGAAGAATTAAATCAGCTAATCTGTACTTCTAAAAAGCAGCCTTATCGCCTCGCATAACATTGTAAACAGTGTAGAAGATAATCTTGAGGTCCAGCCAGAAAGACCAGTTCTCCAGGTAGAAGATGTCGAGTTTTACACGGCCCCTGATCTGATAGGAATAAGTCGTATCTCCCCGATACCCGCGCACCTGAGAAAGGCCCGTAATGCCTGGCTTTATAAAGTGGCGAACCATGTACTTGTCTGCCACCTGCGCGTATTCTTCGCCCAACTTCAACATGTGTGGCCGCGGACCTACAATGGACATGTGACCAAGAAAGACATTGAAGAATTGCGGCAGCTCATCTATACTCGTCTTCCTAATGAAAGCACCTACCCTGGTGATTCGGGAGTCGCCCCTTTTGGCCAGAAGCTTGTTCGCATCTTTGTTGATATACATGCTTCGTAGCTTATAGCACTCAAAATTCTTATTGTCAATGCCGGATCTGATCTGCTTGAAAAAGACAGGGCCCTTCGAGTCTAATTTAATGGCTATCGCGATGATCGGCAGGAGCCAGGATAAGACGAATATGATAACAAAAAGGGAGAAGAATATATCAAAAGCTCTCTTTATGAACTTGTTGATGGCATCATCCAGAGGGATGTTACGTACCATCAGCACGGGAAGTACGTCGTAAAAGTCCACTTTCAGCTTCTGGTTAGCGTTGCTGTTCAGCTCAGGAAGAAACTTTATGCGTACAAGGTTGTCATCCGCAAAATTAAGCAGCTGCGTTATCTCTTTCTTCTCTAACTCAAAGGGGCAGCAGTAAATCTCGTCTATCTCATTGAAGGTAGCAAATTCCTTTATGTCAGAGATTTTACCTATTACGTTGTTAGATGGGACTTCTTTGTTACTGAAGAACCCTAGGAACTTGTAGCCAAAGTCGGGGTTAGCCTTAATGAACGACTCTAGTTCTAGCGCCATCTCATTATGGCCAGCTACAACCACTTTGCGCAGATTATAGCCTTTTCTTCTGTAAATCCGCAGGGCTGTGGTAACGGAAATCCGCCATAAAATCACAAAGCCTGCTAAGGTAGCATAATGGGAGAGGAGGAATGACCTTGTTATAGCCTCGAAACCAGAAATATTCAGACCAGCCTCTATAAGTAATATGTAAAGAAGGACAGCCTTTAGTGCAGTAACAGCGACTTTAAACCGTGTAGTAACGCGGTAAATCTTGTATGTGCCAAGTAAGCTAGTACATATAAACCAGCTTCCTAAGGCAAATGCTACAGCATACAAAAAAGGAGGTTGAGCTCTATCTGAGTCACCAAAGCTATAGGCAATAGCCAGTGATGCCGTGATTGCACCAATATCACCTATTGTATGTACTAGCTTAATATATTTTGAGTAATAACTGGCCATTTTGTGTGTCCTTGTAGACAGGTGCGAATATAGTAAGTTCTATCGGAGGACTCTAATTCTTTGAGCCTGCTATATTCAATAATAGATGTATAGTATAAACTATTTCATTTTTCATTCACCGAATGCTGGTCAGCGGAGAACAATAGAAGCAGTGAAGTTAATGGTGATCCTCAACAAAGCGCTTTATCTTTTCTTTAAAAGCCTCTGTGCTAAATCTCTCCGCGTTTTGCCTGATCTCAGATGAATTGTACCCGGAAGAATTACCTTCAAATGCTGCAAGCGCCTCGGTCAGCGAGTTTATACTTTGCTCTTGATATAAGATACCGGTGCGCCCGTTCACTACTGTTTCACAGGCGCCGCCTTTACCAAAAGCAATAACAGGCGTACCGCAGGCTTGAGCCTCTACAGGTATAATGCCAAAATCTTCCTCTGCCGCGAAAATAAATGCCTTAGCGCGCTGCATGTGGTCCTTTAGTACTTCGAAGGGCTGAAAACCCATCAAGATAACGTTGCTGGTTGCTTTTGCCTTGATTTTATTAAAATCCGGTCCATCGCCAATTACAATTAACTTCTTGTCTGGTAAATGGGCAAAAGTCTCAACAATGAGGTCTACTTTCTTGTAGGGCACCAGTCTGGAGGCCGTCAGGTAGAAATCATGTTTCTCCGAGAGTACACTAAAGCTCCCCACATCAACAGGCGGATAAATAAC is a window of Pontibacter kalidii DNA encoding:
- a CDS encoding glycosyltransferase family 4 protein, producing MKVAIVHEWFVDYAGSERVVEQLLYLYPEADLFSVIDFMPQDLRKHILHKKATTTFIQKLPFARKHYRNYLALMPLAIEQLDVSAYDVVISSSHAVAKGVITNAGQLHICYCHSPIRYAWDLYHQYQREAGLNRGLKGFVAKIMLHYIRLWDYTTANRPDYFIANSAYIAHRLKKVYNREASVIYPPVDVGSFSVLSEKHDFYLTASRLVPYKKVDLIVETFAHLPDKKLIVIGDGPDFNKIKAKATSNVILMGFQPFEVLKDHMQRAKAFIFAAEEDFGIIPVEAQACGTPVIAFGKGGACETVVNGRTGILYQEQSINSLTEALAAFEGNSSGYNSSEIRQNAERFSTEAFKEKIKRFVEDHH
- the hisS gene encoding histidine--tRNA ligase is translated as MSKEKPSIPKGTRDFGPAVVAKRNYIFGVIKRTFEKFGYLPLETPAMEQLSVLTGKYGDEGDQLIFKILNSGDFLAKTKQEDIEQGSKHLTRKISEKALRYDLTVPFARFVVMNRNEITFPFKRYQIQPVWRADRPQKGRYREFYQCDADVVGTNSLLCEAEIVQMINGVLTDLGLTDFTIKMNHRGVLAGIAEAIGEKGREGDICVAIDKLDKIGREGVRKELLERGIAEGAVGKLEPLYDLTGNNEEKLEQLQSILGTTAEGERGLNDLRQVWQYLQGLQSKALSANNPSGEPRLMLDVTLARGLSYYTGCIFEVKVNNVSMGSISGGGRYDNLTGMFGLPGVSGVGFSFGVDRIYDVLEELQLFPESSQQSTTALIVQFDKESEMYALPVLQQLRDAGISAELYPEAAKLKKQLSYADQKSIPYVILIGSEEMETGKLKLRDMRQGEQHDLTVEEIITHLT
- a CDS encoding undecaprenyl-phosphate glucose phosphotransferase, whose amino-acid sequence is MASYYSKYIKLVHTIGDIGAITASLAIAYSFGDSDRAQPPFLYAVAFALGSWFICTSLLGTYKIYRVTTRFKVAVTALKAVLLYILLIEAGLNISGFEAITRSFLLSHYATLAGFVILWRISVTTALRIYRRKGYNLRKVVVAGHNEMALELESFIKANPDFGYKFLGFFSNKEVPSNNVIGKISDIKEFATFNEIDEIYCCPFELEKKEITQLLNFADDNLVRIKFLPELNSNANQKLKVDFYDVLPVLMVRNIPLDDAINKFIKRAFDIFFSLFVIIFVLSWLLPIIAIAIKLDSKGPVFFKQIRSGIDNKNFECYKLRSMYINKDANKLLAKRGDSRITRVGAFIRKTSIDELPQFFNVFLGHMSIVGPRPHMLKLGEEYAQVADKYMVRHFIKPGITGLSQVRGYRGDTTYSYQIRGRVKLDIFYLENWSFWLDLKIIFYTVYNVMRGDKAAF